A portion of the Diprion similis isolate iyDipSimi1 chromosome 4, iyDipSimi1.1, whole genome shotgun sequence genome contains these proteins:
- the LOC124405130 gene encoding uncharacterized protein LOC124405130 codes for MSKSSSGGNDGSRSSSVECDDANNQQPINIQALVSSNGRIDETPGSADENALCTKNEPLVPNSPPPSYEHVLEETRMAVGQSANNAEDEIRPAANNREREEIPDGGTDRGGRTPIKGPEILHKSSKELYRAVAKQWGITCKMSDQCRCFDCQSHYFDCEYERDEQEKTDGGLGAGTPMFLSEVMQGTACTII; via the exons ATGTCGAAGTCGTCGAGCGGGGGAAACGACGGAAGTCGCAGCAGCAGCGTCGAGTGCGATGACGCGAATAATCAGCAGCCAATCAACATTCAGGCGCTGGTCAGCTCCAATGGGAGAATAGACGAGACGCCCGGCTCCGCCGATGAAAACGCTCTCTGCACCAAGAACGAACCTCTCGTGCCAAACTCGCCGCCTCCCTCCTACGAGCACGTGCTCGAAGAA ACGAGAATGGCCGTTGGGCAGTCGGCAAATAATGCCGAAGACGAAATTCGCCCTGCAGCAAataacagagagagagaggaaatacCGGATGGTGGTACAG ATCGGGGTGGAAGAACACCGATAAAGGGTCCAGAAATATTGCACAAGTCGAGTAAAGAGTTGTACAGAGCTGTCGCCAAGCAATGGGGTATTACGTGCAAGATGAGCGATCAGTGCCGGTGTTTTGACTGCCAG AGTCATTACTTCGATTGTGAATACGAGAGAGACGAGCAGGAGAAAACGGACGGAGGTTTAGGCGCTGGGACGCCAATGTTCCTTTCGGAAGTGATGCAGGGTACAGCCTGTACGATTATATAA